In the Flagellimonas sp. MMG031 genome, one interval contains:
- a CDS encoding type IV secretion system DNA-binding domain-containing protein — protein MRTKPPYPRNTERDCHCAAVSLTLKNIRRGISIIGSAGSGKTESVVYALLQHFQKHGFCGVIHDYKHFEITELAYPLFKNLGIPFHIVSFDTIHKRVNPIAPRYLPDEESVNEVSRVLLENLLEQRESVAQGSSKFFNDAVEGLLGGLIWMLRTHHPKHCTLPHLIAVYQTLEPEHLIQWLSQDLVAKAMADAFIAGRASERQTAGVLSTLANALKKISTQRIFMALSADEVNLDINNPKNPAVLSIVNHPKFETAYSPIIATILHTVIKQMSLRGQHSSFVLMEEAPTIRLLNMHRIPATLRSYDITTVYVMQDKAQNDMMYGDKASRAILSNLSYQFFGKANDPDTAYYYERFFELVKKPIRSVSKKADFMASDTRITNIEREVGKVRSEEFFRLRQGEFIAFSDGKDRKIRFPVPKVERNLPKSTYPSNSPEIAANFQRIHLEVKGLFQ, from the coding sequence GTGAGGACGAAGCCACCATACCCCCGAAATACCGAGCGAGATTGCCACTGCGCAGCGGTTTCCCTGACCCTTAAAAACATTCGACGGGGGATTTCCATTATAGGTTCAGCGGGAAGTGGGAAAACCGAATCCGTGGTCTATGCCTTATTGCAGCATTTTCAGAAACATGGGTTCTGTGGGGTCATCCACGATTACAAACATTTTGAGATCACCGAGCTGGCCTATCCGTTGTTCAAAAACCTAGGCATTCCTTTTCATATCGTGTCCTTTGATACCATCCATAAACGGGTGAACCCCATAGCGCCCCGATACCTGCCCGATGAGGAAAGCGTGAATGAGGTCTCCCGTGTCCTACTGGAAAACCTCCTCGAACAACGGGAGTCCGTTGCCCAAGGTTCCTCCAAGTTCTTCAACGATGCCGTCGAAGGTTTGCTGGGCGGATTGATCTGGATGCTCCGAACCCATCATCCCAAACACTGTACCCTCCCCCACCTTATCGCAGTGTACCAAACCTTGGAGCCCGAACATCTCATCCAATGGCTGAGCCAAGACCTGGTGGCCAAGGCCATGGCCGACGCCTTTATCGCAGGAAGAGCCTCCGAACGACAGACCGCCGGCGTGCTCTCTACCCTGGCCAATGCCTTAAAAAAGATATCGACCCAACGAATATTCATGGCCCTATCCGCCGATGAAGTAAATCTGGATATCAATAACCCCAAAAACCCTGCTGTCCTATCCATAGTCAACCATCCCAAATTTGAAACGGCCTACTCCCCCATCATTGCCACCATTCTCCATACCGTTATCAAACAGATGAGCCTTCGGGGGCAACATTCGTCCTTCGTATTGATGGAAGAGGCCCCGACCATTCGCCTGCTCAACATGCACCGGATCCCGGCCACCCTTCGTAGCTACGATATCACCACAGTCTACGTGATGCAGGACAAGGCCCAGAACGATATGATGTACGGCGATAAGGCCAGTAGGGCCATCCTCTCCAACCTCTCCTATCAGTTTTTTGGGAAGGCTAATGACCCGGATACCGCCTACTATTATGAACGTTTTTTTGAACTGGTCAAAAAGCCCATACGAAGCGTGAGCAAGAAAGCGGATTTTATGGCGTCAGACACCCGGATCACCAACATTGAACGGGAAGTAGGCAAGGTGCGGTCCGAGGAGTTCTTTCGATTGCGACAAGGGGAATTCATCGCCTTTTCGGATGGGAAGGACAGAAAGATACGGTTTCCGGTGCCCAAGGTCGAGCGGAATTTGCCAAAGTCCACATATCCTTCAAACAGCCCTGAAATTGCCGCCAATTTTCAACGCATACATTTGGAGGTAAAGGGTTTGTTTCAATAG
- a CDS encoding recombinase family protein has translation MKFGYARVSTKSQKHDLQVDAFLKEGIKPKNIYADISSGAKAERKGLDELLSILREGDTLVVWKLDRIARSLSHLTKLIEDFEKKGIHFKSIQESFIDTTSPHGRFIFNLFASVAQLERDIIIERTRAGMESSRRRGLKIGRKPGLSKQALNKAILAERYYRDNKLSIEEIMKLIDVGSKKTLYKYLAYQGRRKCVECGILFWDKKQALGKAYCKNHKKKIKPD, from the coding sequence ATGAAGTTCGGTTATGCAAGAGTGAGCACAAAATCACAGAAACACGATTTGCAGGTGGATGCCTTTTTGAAAGAAGGAATCAAACCCAAGAACATTTATGCCGATATTTCATCTGGAGCAAAAGCGGAAAGAAAGGGTCTTGATGAACTTTTATCCATTTTGCGTGAAGGTGATACTCTTGTGGTTTGGAAATTGGACAGAATTGCCAGAAGCCTATCACATCTGACCAAGCTCATCGAAGATTTTGAAAAGAAGGGAATCCACTTCAAAAGCATTCAGGAAAGTTTCATTGATACCACTTCCCCACACGGCAGGTTTATCTTCAACTTATTTGCATCGGTTGCCCAATTGGAAAGGGACATCATTATTGAACGCACACGGGCAGGAATGGAAAGCTCAAGAAGACGTGGATTGAAAATTGGTCGGAAACCTGGTCTTAGTAAACAAGCATTGAACAAGGCTATATTGGCGGAAAGATACTATAGGGACAACAAACTGAGCATTGAGGAGATCATGAAACTCATTGATGTTGGTTCTAAAAAGACCCTCTATAAATATTTGGCGTACCAAGGCAGAAGAAAGTGTGTTGAGTGTGGAATTTTGTTTTGGGACAAGAAACAGGCTTTGGGTAAAGCTTATTGCAAAAATCACAAGAAGAAAATCAAACCCGATTGA
- a CDS encoding S41 family peptidase has translation MSFLTSCSQKGTIDHPKDIFEEMSSGDDLMSFLVEMDERDIVKVIESLETKLKSIGFQHNENHPLVIGNDTLVRPQGAFMWVNSRNGVSLFLYELKNKDEANSQWPEFREHIDRYTGMNHGKLGTFYLKLEPEHPTSLNATFLSNKKIVQLRKPLTFVSSGTFEFSEEQLKEVNSANKDMVKVLDYLVDVFVSEKNQIYRPLNGKSLTEDERLFGFINFWTEVKYNFAFFDQVPNLNWEQVLIDYLPKVRNASSNLEYYRILQEVCALLNDGHTNIFIPSELESEFGFPAVTISPIDDALFITNTDIQFEKKIPLGSKLIKVDGLTVEKFIEKQIRPYISSSTEHIRRNIEAHEVLKGMRTDSVRIEILTPENQLRQLSLSRNPSDTEWIIKNEPWELSSFRKIGDIAYVSLNSFGNSQIVEEFEGYLDSIQSSRALIIDLRKNGGGSSWNGYNILKHLTDRPIITSKWKTREHKPAYKAWGAFIDGDSDNLGSWDREVLASYNDDYWFESGPDTIAPSNNQVIKLPTVVLIGNNTGSAAEDFLVAADPIDHFTTMGDFTYGSTGQPMILRLPGGGKARICTKRDTYPDGREFVGYGIQPDILAPKTIEDILTGEDSVLNMAIKRLTESN, from the coding sequence ATGTCCTTTTTAACCTCTTGTTCCCAAAAGGGAACGATTGATCATCCAAAGGACATTTTTGAAGAAATGAGTTCTGGTGACGATTTGATGTCTTTTTTGGTGGAGATGGATGAAAGGGATATTGTCAAAGTTATTGAAAGTCTTGAAACCAAACTTAAAAGCATTGGATTCCAACACAATGAAAACCATCCTTTGGTCATAGGCAATGATACTCTGGTAAGACCTCAAGGAGCATTTATGTGGGTCAATTCCAGAAATGGAGTCTCCCTTTTCTTGTATGAACTCAAGAACAAGGACGAAGCAAATTCCCAATGGCCAGAATTCAGGGAACACATTGACCGGTACACTGGAATGAATCATGGAAAATTGGGTACCTTCTATTTGAAATTGGAACCTGAACATCCCACAAGTTTAAATGCCACCTTCCTATCCAATAAAAAAATAGTTCAGCTACGAAAGCCCTTGACTTTTGTCTCGTCAGGCACTTTTGAATTTAGTGAAGAACAACTAAAGGAAGTCAACTCCGCCAATAAAGATATGGTCAAAGTATTGGACTACTTGGTAGATGTTTTTGTTTCTGAAAAGAACCAGATTTATAGACCATTGAATGGTAAGTCCTTGACCGAAGATGAACGATTGTTCGGTTTCATCAATTTTTGGACAGAAGTAAAATACAATTTCGCCTTTTTTGATCAAGTGCCCAATCTTAATTGGGAGCAAGTATTGATCGACTATCTTCCCAAGGTTCGGAATGCCTCTTCTAATTTGGAATATTACCGGATTCTCCAAGAAGTTTGTGCTTTGCTCAATGATGGGCATACGAACATCTTTATTCCAAGTGAACTAGAATCGGAGTTTGGGTTCCCTGCTGTAACGATTTCTCCCATTGACGATGCTCTATTTATCACTAACACCGACATACAATTTGAGAAAAAAATTCCATTGGGGTCAAAACTGATAAAAGTAGACGGACTTACTGTTGAAAAATTTATTGAAAAGCAAATCAGGCCATACATCAGTTCTTCCACTGAACATATCCGCCGAAACATCGAAGCCCATGAAGTTCTGAAGGGCATGCGAACAGATTCCGTTAGAATAGAAATACTTACTCCAGAAAATCAATTGAGGCAGCTTTCACTTAGTCGCAATCCTTCCGATACAGAATGGATCATTAAAAATGAGCCCTGGGAACTTTCTTCTTTTAGAAAGATTGGTGATATAGCATATGTTTCTCTCAACTCTTTTGGCAACAGCCAAATTGTAGAAGAGTTTGAAGGCTACCTTGATAGTATTCAGTCTTCAAGAGCATTGATCATAGACCTTAGAAAAAATGGAGGTGGGAGCTCTTGGAATGGTTACAATATTTTAAAACACCTAACAGACCGGCCCATCATCACTTCTAAATGGAAAACCAGGGAGCACAAACCTGCCTACAAGGCCTGGGGCGCCTTTATTGATGGAGATTCGGACAACTTGGGTTCATGGGACCGAGAAGTTTTGGCTTCCTATAATGATGATTATTGGTTTGAAAGCGGACCCGATACCATTGCCCCCAGCAACAACCAGGTAATCAAATTGCCTACCGTAGTGCTCATTGGAAATAATACTGGGTCGGCAGCAGAGGATTTTCTAGTTGCTGCCGACCCGATTGACCATTTCACGACCATGGGAGATTTCACCTATGGAAGTACGGGACAACCTATGATACTACGATTGCCTGGCGGTGGAAAAGCCCGTATCTGTACCAAAAGAGACACTTATCCAGATGGGCGTGAGTTTGTTGGTTACGGAATCCAACCTGATATCTTGGCTCCAAAAACAATTGAGGATATTTTGACTGGGGAAGATTCAGTGTTGAATATGGCAATTAAAAGACTTACAGAAAGTAATTGA